Proteins encoded together in one Myxococcus stipitatus window:
- a CDS encoding LysR family transcriptional regulator has protein sequence MSITHLQSFVAVAEERHVGRAARRLHLTQPPLSRHILALEEELGTRLFERTRQGMRLLPAGEVFLLHARRILEEVDTAVVTVRGLATRDSSG, from the coding sequence GTGAGCATCACGCACCTCCAGTCCTTCGTCGCCGTGGCCGAGGAGCGCCATGTGGGCCGCGCCGCGCGCCGGCTCCACCTCACCCAGCCGCCGCTGAGCCGACACATCCTCGCGCTGGAGGAGGAGCTCGGCACGCGACTGTTCGAGCGCACCCGCCAGGGCATGCGCCTGCTGCCCGCCGGAGAGGTGTTCCTCCTCCACGCCCGCCGCATCCTCGAGGAGGTGGACACGGCCGTCGTCACCGTGCGCGGACTGGCGACGCGCGACTCCAGCGGGTGA
- a CDS encoding CgeB family protein, producing the protein MRIVLFCHSLLSDWNHGNAHFLRGVVTELASRGHDVRVFEPENAWSLANLLAEPEGAAVLEEARSVYPRVRPERYVLETLDLDRALEGTHLVIVHEWNPPELVRRVGERRRAGGAFRLLFHDTHHRSVSAREEMARYDLSHYDGVLAFGEVIRRLYLEQGWAQRAWTWHEAADARVFHPLPRLAPERDLVWIGNWGDGERTAELHEFLVDPARALGLSARVHGVRYPDSAREALARAGITYAGWLPNHRVPEAFARARVTVHVPRRPYATALPGIPTIRPFEALACGIPLVTAPWSDAEGLFTPGRDFLVAHTGAAMRRHLRALLADEGLRRELAEHGRRTVLARHTCAHRVDQLLRIHQSLGPRVIGTGTPSHERVTA; encoded by the coding sequence ATGCGCATCGTGCTCTTCTGTCATTCGCTCCTGTCGGACTGGAATCACGGCAACGCGCACTTCCTGCGCGGCGTGGTGACGGAGCTGGCTTCTCGCGGCCATGACGTGCGCGTCTTCGAGCCGGAGAACGCATGGAGCCTGGCCAACCTCCTGGCCGAGCCTGAGGGCGCGGCCGTCCTGGAGGAGGCCCGGTCCGTCTACCCGCGGGTGCGGCCGGAGCGCTACGTCCTGGAGACCCTGGACCTCGACCGGGCCCTGGAGGGCACGCACCTGGTCATCGTCCACGAATGGAATCCACCGGAGCTGGTGCGCCGCGTTGGCGAGCGTCGCCGCGCGGGGGGCGCCTTCCGGCTGTTGTTCCACGACACGCACCACCGCAGCGTGAGCGCCCGCGAGGAGATGGCCCGCTACGACCTCTCCCACTACGACGGGGTGCTCGCCTTTGGAGAGGTCATCCGGAGGCTCTACCTGGAGCAGGGCTGGGCGCAGCGGGCGTGGACCTGGCACGAGGCGGCCGACGCGCGTGTGTTCCATCCGCTGCCCCGGCTGGCCCCCGAGCGCGACCTCGTCTGGATTGGCAACTGGGGGGATGGCGAGCGCACCGCGGAGCTCCACGAGTTCCTGGTGGACCCGGCGCGGGCGCTCGGCCTCTCGGCGCGGGTGCATGGCGTGCGTTATCCGGACAGCGCGCGCGAGGCGCTGGCCCGGGCGGGCATCACCTACGCGGGGTGGCTGCCCAACCACCGCGTGCCGGAGGCCTTCGCCCGGGCCCGGGTGACGGTCCATGTTCCTCGCCGTCCCTACGCCACCGCGCTTCCCGGCATCCCCACCATCCGTCCCTTCGAGGCGCTCGCGTGCGGCATCCCCCTGGTGACGGCGCCCTGGTCGGACGCGGAGGGGCTGTTCACGCCCGGGCGTGACTTCCTCGTGGCCCACACCGGCGCGGCGATGCGCCGTCACCTGCGCGCGCTGCTCGCGGACGAAGGGCTGCGCCGGGAGCTGGCGGAGCACGGGCGGCGCACCGTGCTGGCGCGCCACACGTGCGCGCACCGGGTGGACCAGCTGCTGCGCATCCACCAATCGCTGGGGCCCCGGGTCATCGGGACGGGGACCCCGTCGCACGAGAGGGTCACCGCATGA
- the map gene encoding type I methionyl aminopeptidase — protein MSTTPLFKGSDVERLRRAGEAAAGTLAYVAGKLTPGITTADIDGWVREDTERRGGRPSQLGYHGFPATVCTSRNNVVCHGIPRPDEQVLPGDIINVDVTTCLDGFHGDTSATFLIGEVSDEARHVVDVARRCRDIGISVVRHGARMGDIGAAIQELAEREGCSVVREFGGHGIGRSMHGPPHVPHFGTRGTGLTLRSGMVITIEPMINLGREDIRTLPDGWTIVTADGSLSAQFEHTVLVTREGCEILTPSPF, from the coding sequence ATGTCGACAACACCTCTCTTCAAGGGTTCGGACGTGGAGCGCCTTCGCCGCGCGGGCGAGGCGGCGGCCGGCACGCTCGCCTACGTGGCGGGGAAGCTGACGCCGGGCATCACCACCGCGGACATCGACGGCTGGGTGCGCGAGGACACGGAGCGGCGGGGCGGCCGCCCCAGCCAGCTCGGCTACCACGGCTTCCCCGCCACCGTCTGCACCAGCCGCAACAACGTCGTCTGTCACGGCATCCCCAGACCGGACGAGCAGGTGCTGCCCGGCGACATCATCAACGTGGACGTCACCACCTGCCTGGACGGCTTCCACGGCGACACCTCCGCCACCTTCCTCATCGGCGAGGTCTCCGACGAGGCCCGCCACGTGGTCGACGTGGCCCGCCGCTGCCGGGATATCGGCATCTCCGTCGTGCGCCACGGCGCGCGGATGGGCGACATCGGCGCGGCCATCCAGGAGCTGGCGGAGCGGGAAGGGTGCAGCGTGGTTCGCGAGTTCGGAGGCCACGGCATCGGCCGCTCCATGCACGGGCCCCCGCACGTCCCCCACTTCGGCACGCGCGGCACCGGCCTCACCCTGCGCTCGGGCATGGTCATCACCATCGAGCCCATGATCAACCTGGGACGGGAGGACATCCGCACGTTGCCGGACGGCTGGACCATCGTGACCGCCGACGGCAGCCTCTCCGCGCAGTTCGAGCACACCGTCCTCGTGACGCGCGAGGGCTGTGAAATCCTCACGCCAAGCCCCTTCTAG
- a CDS encoding glycosyltransferase family 4 protein, with protein sequence MKSSPAEASTPRRPPRRVLMTTDTVGGVWTYALELCRALAEVGVEVALATMGAPLTPAQAEEARGVPGLRVFESTWRLEWMESPWEDVEAAGAWLLGLEARLEPDLVHLNGYCHGALPWRAPVVMVAHSCVASWWEAVRSGPLPE encoded by the coding sequence GTGAAGTCTTCGCCGGCTGAAGCGAGCACCCCGCGCCGCCCGCCGCGACGGGTGTTGATGACCACCGACACGGTGGGCGGCGTGTGGACCTACGCGCTCGAGCTGTGCCGCGCGCTCGCGGAGGTGGGCGTGGAGGTGGCGCTGGCCACCATGGGCGCGCCCCTGACTCCCGCGCAGGCGGAGGAGGCTCGCGGCGTGCCGGGCCTGCGCGTCTTCGAGAGCACCTGGCGGCTGGAGTGGATGGAGTCGCCGTGGGAGGACGTGGAGGCGGCGGGAGCGTGGCTGCTCGGGCTGGAGGCGCGGCTCGAGCCCGACCTGGTGCACCTCAACGGCTACTGTCACGGGGCGCTGCCCTGGCGCGCGCCGGTGGTGATGGTGGCGCACTCGTGTGTCGCGTCGTGGTGGGAGGCCGTCCGGTCGGGGCCGCTGCCGGAGTAG
- a CDS encoding DUF1698 domain-containing protein has translation MSPRGLSAEQMQHHVSALGEWFHNLDLHGVKTAPRHPLGDFPTVFWRTFSHAFPSDLRGKSVLDIGCNGGFYSIEMKRRGAARVVGIDSDARYLAQALERERVSRLGEAREVFAG, from the coding sequence ATGTCACCGCGCGGGCTGTCGGCCGAGCAGATGCAACATCACGTGAGCGCGCTGGGCGAATGGTTCCACAACCTGGACCTCCACGGTGTGAAGACCGCGCCCCGCCACCCGCTGGGCGACTTCCCCACGGTCTTCTGGCGGACCTTCTCGCACGCCTTCCCCAGCGACCTGCGCGGCAAGTCCGTGCTCGACATCGGCTGCAATGGCGGCTTCTACAGCATCGAGATGAAGCGCCGGGGCGCCGCGCGCGTGGTGGGCATCGACAGCGACGCGCGCTACCTCGCCCAGGCCCTGGAGCGCGAGCGTGTGTCGCGGCTGGGAGAGGCCCGTGAAGTCTTCGCCGGCTGA
- a CDS encoding APC family permease, translated as MSLTRLLLGRPLRDDEAARERVGPLTGIPLLGLDALASAAYGPEAALTVLFVLGASGPDYIGVLMGAIVVLLLVVQFSYRQTIGAYPDGGGSYSVARANLGPRPAILAASALLLDYVLNVAVAISAGVGALVSAIPALFPFTLPLCLVLLGLLMVVNLRGVRATGHAFMLPTYLFVGCLGITLAVGVWKTVVAGGSPSPIVAPPRLPEGTATASLWLLLHAFANGCTAMTGIEAVSNGVPAFREPRVRNARRTLAGIVGILVLLLCGVAFVCNAYGIGATPPGVAGYQSVLSQVVAAVMGRGPFYSVTLVAIIGVLCLSANTSFSDFPRVCRVMALDENLPAAFAHMGHRLVFATGIITLTLLAGVLLVAFRGVTDHLIPLFAVGALSAFTLSQVGMVVHWRRLGGRGSRRFQWVNGIGASCTGLALLVVATAKFTEGAWLTVVFIPLTYAMLRATRRHYARVAQATASPRPLELGRMEEPVVVVPLRRLDHVTMKGLRFALTMSSRVHAVQVRGQPDAPEQLARRWETQVAAPVRAAGLPVPQLVVLTPSVHELVDPLLGYIHQLAAANPDAFIAVLVPELIERRWHHFLFHSHTATVLKMMLLFRGGPRVIVINAPWYLDDRKRRAARVGTGRPLLWRWARR; from the coding sequence ATGTCCCTGACGCGGCTGCTGTTGGGCAGGCCCCTGCGCGATGACGAGGCGGCGAGGGAGCGGGTCGGTCCCCTGACCGGCATCCCGCTGCTGGGGCTCGACGCGCTGGCCTCCGCGGCCTACGGACCGGAGGCCGCGCTCACCGTCCTCTTCGTCCTGGGCGCCTCCGGTCCGGACTACATCGGCGTGCTGATGGGGGCCATCGTGGTGTTGCTGCTGGTGGTCCAGTTCTCGTATCGCCAGACGATTGGCGCCTATCCGGATGGAGGCGGTTCGTACTCCGTGGCGCGAGCGAACCTGGGGCCGCGCCCCGCGATACTCGCCGCCTCCGCGCTGCTGCTGGACTACGTGCTCAACGTGGCCGTCGCCATCTCCGCGGGCGTGGGGGCCCTCGTCTCCGCCATCCCCGCGCTCTTTCCGTTCACGCTGCCCCTGTGCCTGGTGCTGCTGGGCTTGTTGATGGTCGTCAACCTCCGTGGCGTGCGAGCCACGGGCCACGCCTTCATGCTGCCGACCTATCTCTTCGTGGGCTGTCTGGGCATCACCCTGGCGGTGGGCGTCTGGAAGACGGTGGTCGCCGGAGGGAGCCCCTCCCCCATCGTCGCCCCGCCGAGGCTGCCCGAGGGGACCGCGACGGCCAGCCTCTGGCTGTTGCTGCATGCCTTCGCCAATGGCTGCACGGCGATGACGGGCATCGAGGCGGTCAGCAACGGCGTGCCCGCCTTCCGCGAGCCGCGCGTGCGCAACGCGCGCAGGACCCTGGCGGGCATCGTCGGCATCCTGGTGCTGCTGCTGTGCGGCGTGGCGTTCGTCTGCAATGCGTATGGCATTGGCGCGACCCCGCCCGGAGTGGCGGGTTACCAGAGCGTGCTGTCACAGGTGGTCGCGGCCGTCATGGGGCGCGGGCCGTTCTATTCCGTCACCCTGGTGGCCATCATCGGCGTCCTGTGCCTGTCGGCCAACACGAGCTTCTCGGATTTTCCTCGCGTCTGCAGGGTGATGGCGCTGGATGAAAACCTGCCCGCCGCCTTCGCGCACATGGGGCACCGGCTCGTCTTCGCCACCGGCATCATCACCCTCACCCTGCTCGCGGGCGTGTTGCTGGTGGCGTTCCGCGGCGTGACGGACCACCTCATCCCCCTGTTCGCGGTGGGCGCCTTGTCGGCCTTCACGCTGTCCCAGGTGGGGATGGTGGTGCACTGGCGTCGCCTGGGAGGGAGGGGCTCGCGGCGCTTCCAGTGGGTGAACGGCATTGGCGCCAGTTGCACCGGGCTGGCGTTGCTGGTGGTCGCCACCGCCAAGTTCACCGAGGGCGCCTGGCTGACGGTCGTCTTCATCCCGCTGACCTACGCGATGCTGCGCGCCACGCGGCGACACTACGCGCGAGTCGCCCAGGCCACGGCGAGCCCCCGACCGTTGGAGCTGGGCCGGATGGAGGAGCCCGTGGTGGTGGTCCCGCTGCGGCGGCTGGACCACGTCACCATGAAGGGGCTGCGCTTCGCGCTGACGATGTCCTCGCGAGTGCACGCGGTCCAGGTGCGCGGACAGCCGGACGCGCCGGAGCAGCTCGCGCGGAGATGGGAGACCCAGGTCGCCGCGCCTGTGCGCGCCGCGGGCCTGCCCGTTCCCCAGCTGGTGGTGCTCACGCCCTCCGTCCATGAGCTCGTGGACCCGCTGCTCGGCTACATCCACCAGCTGGCGGCGGCGAACCCCGACGCCTTCATCGCGGTGCTCGTGCCGGAGCTCATCGAGCGCCGGTGGCACCATTTCCTCTTCCACAGCCACACGGCCACCGTCCTGAAGATGATGCTCCTGTTCCGGGGAGGTCCCAGGGTCATCGTCATCAATGCGCCCTGGTACCTGGATGACCGGAAGCGACGTGCCGCCCGGGTCGGGACAGGGCGCCCGCTCCTCTGGAGGTGGGCCCGACGCTAG
- a CDS encoding glycosyltransferase family 4 protein translates to MGAALERHYAPGKPVSVIPNARRPESFAPGTKEPFVLAVGRLWDEAKNLAALDAAAPSLSWPVRVAGELRQPGGGSEARARHTVALGRLAPEEVAAWMGRAAVYALPARYEPFGLSALEAGLAGCSLVLGDIPSLREVWGDAALFVPPDDPRALVSTLTRLGEDVGLRERFAARARARALTYTPRRMVEAYLALYASLPRSRPVRPGMGLALGAP, encoded by the coding sequence ATGGGCGCCGCCCTCGAACGGCACTACGCACCTGGCAAGCCCGTGTCCGTCATCCCCAACGCGCGGCGTCCGGAGTCCTTCGCGCCTGGCACCAAGGAGCCCTTCGTGCTCGCGGTGGGGCGGCTGTGGGACGAGGCCAAGAACCTGGCCGCGCTGGATGCCGCCGCGCCTTCGCTGTCCTGGCCCGTGCGCGTCGCGGGCGAGCTGCGGCAACCCGGAGGCGGGAGCGAGGCGCGGGCGCGCCACACCGTGGCGCTCGGGCGGCTGGCCCCGGAGGAGGTCGCGGCGTGGATGGGCCGCGCGGCCGTGTACGCGTTGCCGGCGCGCTACGAGCCCTTCGGCCTCTCCGCGCTGGAGGCGGGGCTCGCCGGGTGCTCGCTGGTGCTGGGGGACATCCCCAGCCTGCGCGAGGTGTGGGGGGACGCGGCGCTGTTCGTGCCCCCAGACGACCCGCGGGCGCTGGTCTCCACGCTGACCCGGTTGGGAGAGGACGTGGGCCTGCGGGAGCGGTTCGCGGCCCGGGCTCGCGCTCGGGCGCTGACGTACACGCCTCGCCGCATGGTGGAGGCCTACCTGGCGCTGTACGCGTCGCTGCCGCGCTCCCGGCCCGTGCGTCCCGGGATGGGGCTCGCGCTCGGGGCGCCCTGA
- a CDS encoding TonB-dependent receptor translates to MVLALMRATGALASPEDAVQTGLQVPGEADDSVTEPPKAGPPTSSETPLDAASLEVPPVDVEGPATSSRTVVTGTRLPRPVRDVPTTTVVIPREEIDRSPTLTQDTLVRTLPSAATFRRTPSLVSDPTAQGLNLRGLAPSGVARTLVLVDGVPANDPFGGWVFWRSLPRLGLDRIEVVPGGGSALYGSAALGGVVQLFSRPITATALDADLTLGNLDTGRFAARAAHRWERVAASVETELLRSDGYPLIPSTQRGAIDADTPSNHVVLNGRVEADVTDTLTLSARANLFRENQNGGTRYTTARAELAHFGAGARLRTESLGTLHLDLYGRLQRFAQDRARVATDRDTEARAATQDVPADDQGASLVWTSPAWTAAGTHQLTAGLDARRMAGTSEEHLFPPNPTPESTVARLTGGTQWAGGVFLQDLYTLTPALELSGALRLDVWRNTRGHQDVTRANGATQTTAFDDRTASQLSPRLGLRVRPHERLTLRASAYRAFRAPTLNELYRPFQVGTVLTAANAELGAERLWGAEAGVEVEPTRALTARVTGFWNLLEDPITNVTLADGVSRQRQNLGRARVYGVETSLDWRLSRQWTALLAYTFVDPTVTDAPGQPALVGKQLAQDPRHRGTALVTFDDPRLVTATVQLRVTGPQFEDDLNERGMGGVLVVDVAVSRHLFWKVDAFGAVENLFDRAYLAGRAGVDTLGPPLLARVGLKLRGAP, encoded by the coding sequence ATGGTCCTCGCGCTGATGCGCGCGACGGGCGCGCTGGCGAGTCCGGAGGACGCCGTCCAGACGGGTCTCCAGGTCCCTGGCGAGGCGGACGACTCCGTCACGGAGCCCCCGAAGGCGGGCCCACCCACCTCCTCCGAGACGCCCCTCGACGCCGCGAGCCTCGAAGTGCCTCCTGTCGACGTGGAAGGACCCGCGACCTCGTCTCGCACCGTCGTCACCGGCACGCGTCTGCCCCGCCCCGTGCGCGACGTGCCCACCACCACCGTGGTGATTCCCCGGGAGGAGATCGACCGCAGCCCCACGCTGACGCAGGACACGTTGGTGCGCACCCTGCCCTCCGCGGCCACCTTCCGGCGCACGCCGAGCCTCGTCTCCGACCCCACCGCCCAGGGCCTCAACCTGCGCGGTCTCGCGCCCTCCGGCGTCGCGCGAACCCTCGTCCTCGTCGACGGCGTCCCCGCCAACGACCCGTTCGGCGGCTGGGTCTTCTGGCGCTCGCTGCCCCGGCTCGGCCTGGACCGCATCGAGGTCGTCCCCGGTGGAGGCTCGGCGCTCTACGGCAGCGCGGCGCTCGGCGGCGTGGTGCAGCTCTTCTCCCGGCCCATCACCGCCACCGCGCTCGACGCCGACCTGACACTCGGCAACCTCGACACCGGCCGCTTCGCCGCGCGCGCCGCCCACCGCTGGGAGCGCGTCGCCGCCTCCGTCGAGACGGAGCTGCTGCGCAGCGACGGCTATCCCCTCATCCCCTCCACACAACGGGGCGCCATCGACGCAGACACGCCCAGCAACCACGTCGTGCTCAACGGCCGCGTGGAGGCGGACGTCACCGACACCCTCACCCTCTCCGCCCGCGCCAACCTCTTCCGCGAGAACCAGAACGGCGGCACCCGCTACACCACCGCGCGCGCGGAGCTGGCCCACTTCGGCGCGGGCGCGCGGCTGCGCACCGAATCCCTCGGGACCCTCCACCTCGACCTCTACGGCCGCCTCCAGCGCTTCGCCCAGGACCGCGCCCGCGTGGCCACCGACCGGGACACCGAGGCACGCGCCGCCACGCAGGACGTCCCCGCCGACGACCAGGGCGCCTCCCTCGTCTGGACCAGCCCCGCCTGGACCGCCGCCGGCACGCACCAGCTCACCGCCGGCCTCGACGCGCGGCGCATGGCCGGCACCTCCGAGGAGCACCTCTTCCCGCCCAACCCGACGCCCGAGTCCACCGTCGCCCGCCTCACGGGCGGTACCCAGTGGGCCGGCGGCGTCTTCCTCCAGGACCTCTACACCCTCACGCCCGCCCTGGAGCTGTCCGGTGCCCTGCGCCTGGACGTCTGGCGCAACACCCGGGGCCACCAGGACGTCACGCGCGCCAACGGCGCCACGCAGACCACGGCCTTCGATGACCGCACCGCGTCGCAGCTCAGCCCTCGGCTCGGCCTTCGCGTGCGCCCACACGAGCGGCTCACCCTCCGCGCGTCCGCCTACCGCGCCTTCCGAGCCCCCACCCTCAACGAGCTGTATCGTCCCTTCCAGGTGGGCACCGTCCTCACCGCCGCCAACGCGGAGCTCGGCGCGGAGCGCCTGTGGGGCGCGGAGGCCGGAGTCGAGGTCGAACCCACGCGCGCCCTCACCGCGCGCGTGACGGGGTTCTGGAACCTCCTCGAGGACCCCATCACCAATGTCACCCTCGCGGATGGGGTGAGCCGCCAGCGGCAGAACCTGGGGCGCGCGCGCGTGTACGGCGTGGAGACCAGCCTGGACTGGCGCCTGTCCCGTCAGTGGACCGCGCTGCTCGCGTACACCTTCGTCGACCCCACCGTCACCGACGCGCCCGGGCAGCCGGCGCTGGTGGGCAAGCAGCTCGCGCAGGACCCTCGGCACCGGGGCACCGCCCTCGTCACCTTCGACGACCCGCGCCTGGTCACCGCCACCGTCCAGCTCCGCGTCACCGGCCCCCAGTTCGAGGACGACCTCAACGAGCGAGGCATGGGCGGGGTGCTCGTCGTGGACGTCGCCGTCAGCCGGCACCTGTTCTGGAAGGTGGACGCCTTCGGCGCGGTGGAGAACCTCTTCGACCGCGCATATCTCGCGGGTCGCGCCGGGGTGGACACGCTGGGGCCGCCGCTGCTCGCGCGCGTGGGGCTGAAGTTGCGCGGCGCGCCGTGA